GCCCGCCCGGCACCGGCAAGACGGTGATCGCCCGCGCCGTGGCCAACGAAAGCGACGCCTGGTTCACGAGCATCTCCGGCCCGGAGATCATCGGCAAGTATTACGGCGAGAGCGAGGAGCGCCTGCGCGCCGTTTTCGAGGAAGCCCAGCAGAACGCGCCGGCCATCATCTTCATCGACGAAGTGGACGCCATCGCCCCAAACGGGAGGAGATGGGCGGCGAGAAACAGGTGGAGCGGCGCGTCGTGGCCCAGCTGCTGACGCTGATGGACGGGCTTTCGTCGCGCGGCCAGGTCGTGGTCATCGCCGCCACGAACATCCCCAACACGCTCGATCCGGCTCTGCGCCGTCCCGGGCGTTTCGACCGCGAGATTGCCGTGCCCATCCCCGACCGCAACGGCCGCCTGGAGATCCTGAAGATCCACACGCGCGGCATGCCTCTGGCGGAAAGCGTGGATCTGGAACGTCTGGCCGACATCACGCACGGTTTCGTCGGCGCCGACCTGCAGGCCCTCGCCAAGGAATCGGCCATGATGGCGCTGCGCCGCCTGCTGCCGTCGCTCGACGACGCGGCGAAACTGAAGGACGAAAGCTTCCTTTCCATGGAGATCACCATGGGCGACTTTCTCACGGCGCTGCGCGAGATCGAGGCGTCGGCCATCCGCGAAGTTTTCGTGGAGATCCCGAACACGACCTGGGACGACGTGGGCGGTCTGAAAGACGCGAAGGAAAAACTCGTCGAGGCCGTGCAGTGGCCGCTCAAACAGGGCGATCTGTTCCGCCGCTGGGGCGTGACGCCGCCGCGGGGCATCATGATCCACGGCCCTTCCGGCACGGGCAAGACGCTGCTGGTCAAGGCTCTGGCTCACGAGAGCGGCGTGAACTTCATCACCGTCAAGGGCCCGTCGCTGATGTCGCGCTACGTGGGCGAAAGCGAGCGGGCCCTGCGCGACGTGTTCCGCACGGCCCGGCAGGCGGCGCCGTCGATCCTCTATTTCGACGAGATCGACTCGCTGACGCCGCGCCGCGGCAACGACGGCAGCTCGCAGGCGCAGACCGCCGACCGCGTGATCAGCCAGTTCCTGGCCGAGATGAGCGGCATCGAAGACATGGGAGGCGTGGTGGTGGTAGCGACGACGAACCGCATCGACCGCATCGATCCGGCCCTGTTCAGCGCCGGCCGTTTCGAACTGGCGCTGGAACTGCCCATGCCCGACGAAGCGGCGCGCGAGGAGATCCTGCGCATCCATCTGCGCAAGATCCCCCTTGCGGGGCTGTCGTTCCATGATCTGGCCGTACGGAGCGAAGGCATGAACGGCGCCGAGATCGCGGCTCTGTGCCACGCCGCCTCCATGGAGGCGCTGCGCGAGCAGATCCGCAACGGGACCGACGTTTCTCCCTGCCTGGAGCGGCGTCATTTCGAGGCGGCTTTTCGGGCGGAAAAGCTGCGCCGTCAGGCGCTGGAGCGGGAAAACGGCGATAAAGCGGATGGTTCATGAGCTTTTGGCCGCGCTGGCGCTTCCGCTCCTTCGCCGAGAGAGCGGCGAAGCGCCGCTGAGTTTCAAGAAGATCGAACGGGTCTGTTTGCGAAAACAGGCCCTTTTTTCAAGGACGATGCGAGTCGCATCGGATCCCCCTCGAGGTGATGGGAATGAAAAAAGTCGCGGCGCTGACGGCGCTGCTTCTGTGCTGCGCCTGGCCGTCATTGGGCGCGCCGGTCTTCGATCCGGAAAAAGTGACCGGACCGCGAATCGAAAGGCTGTGCCTGGTCATCGTCGCCAACGCCGATGCGCAGGTGCTGGCGGCGGAAAACGGCGAGCTCGACATCCTCGGCGACATCGCCCGCCCCGCGGACATCGATCGCCTGAGCGCCGACCCGAATCTGGAAATGTCGCTGGCGCGAGGTTTCCATGCGTTCTTCCTGCTCATGAACAACACCCGCGCCCCTTGGAACGATCGGATCGTCCGCCAGGCGGCGGCTCAGTCCATCGACCGCAACGGCATGGTGCGCAGCATCTATTCCGGCTACTGCGAGCCCATCAACAGCTGGCTGCCGCCCGTTTCGCCCTGGGCGAGCCCGGACGGCACGCGCAATATTTTCGACCGCGCCGCCGCCCGCGAGAAACTGCTTTCCTGCGGCTACCGCTTCAACTTTGCGGGAAAACTGACGGCTCCCGACGGCCGCCCGCTGCCTAAAATCACGCTGCTGGCGCCGCTGGCCCGCGCGGCGCCGACCACGGCGGAAATGGCGGAGCGCCTCGCCGACTCGCTGAACGCCGCCGGCTTCGACGTGGAAGTGGAGCCGCTGGACTTTTCCGCCATGGTCGCGCGCCTGGACCGCAAGGACTATTCGCTGGCGGTGCTGGCCTGGTCCATGGGGCGCAATCCCGATTCGCTTTACAGCTTTTACCACAGCTCCATGGACGTTGCCGGCGGTTACAATCTGACCGGCACTCACGACGCGGCGCTCGACGCGGCGCTGACGAGACTGCGCTTCGCGCCCGACAAGGCGTCGGCGGAACGGGCGTCGGCGGAAGCGCAGCGCCTGCTCGGCGAACTGGTGCCGTCGGTGCCTGTTTACAGCCGCTTCTCCGTGGCGGCCGTCTCGAAAAAGTGGCGCAACGTGCTGTCGACGGACCGGATCACCGCCGACAACCTGTGGACGCTGATGATGGCCGAACCGCGCGACGGGACGACGCGCACCATGACCATGGCGCTGGCCGAGGAACCGCGCAGCCTGAATCCATTTACCGCCAGCAGCGCCTATTCATGGCAGGTGCTCGGCATGATCTACGAGGCCTGATCGCTGTCAACCCTTTCACGCTCGAGGACATGCCCGGTCTGGCGGAAGAATGGCGCGTCGAGACGGCGGGCGAAGGCGCCGGCGCTCATACCGTGCTGCGCTTCCGGCTGAAGGAGAATCTGCGCTGGAATGACGGAACGCCGCTGACGGCCGGCGACTTGAAGGCGACGATCGATTTCGTCCATAAAAACGAAATTCCCCGCTTCTTCGACGCCGTCAAGGACGTGGCGGAAACGGAGGCGCCGAACGCCCGCGAGCTGACGGTGACCATGAAAGGCGTGAGCTACTGGTATCTCGACAACGTCGCCGGTCTGCCCTGGATGCCGGCGCGGATCGTGGAAAACGTCAGGGACTGGCAGAACTGGGACCCCCTCGACCGCGAAGAAAAATTCGGCCCGCGCGGCCTCGTCGGCGCCGGCCCCTTCATGCTCGAGGAATACCGCCCCGGCGAGTACGTGATGATGAAACGGAATCCCTGCTATCTGCGCTTGCCGGAGGAGGAAAGGCGATGAGAAAAAACTGGCTGCTGCGCCGCGTGCTGGCCTCGCTGGCCGTGCTGGCGGCTGTGCTGGCGCTGAACTTCGTCCTTTTCCGGGTGATGCCCGGCGACGCCGTGAGCACCATCATCGACCCGAACTTTTCGCCGCAGGCCAAGGAACGCCTGCGCGAACTCTACGGGTTGGAACGCCCCTTGCCGGAACAGTTCTTTTTGTATCTGAAGCGGATGCTGACGTTCCGTTTCGGCCTGTCGTTCCTGAGCCGGAAGCCCGTCTGGGACGAACTGCTTTCGCGCTTGCCCGGCACGCTGATCTTGATGTCGCTGGCCATGCTCTGCTCGGCGGCGCTGGGCATTTGGCTCGGCGTGAAAGCGGCGGTGAAACGCGGCTCATGGCTGGAGCGGACGGTCCTGCGCGTCGGCGCGGCGATGTCGTCGTTCCCGGGATTTTTTGTGCAGCTGGTGCTGCTCATGCTGCTGGCGCACGACTTCCCGATCTTTCCGCTGCGCGGCAGCCTGTCGGTCCCTGCCCCTTCGGGCGCCTGGGCGCTGTTGGCCGACCGCGCCTGGCATCTGGCGCTGCCGGTGCTGTCGCTGACGCTGATGGGTTTCGGCGGCTGGGCGCTGTACGTGCGCAATCTGATGGTCCGCGCGCTTGGCGAAGATTACGTGCTGATGGCCCGCGCCCGCGGCCTGACGAGACGCCGCGTGATTTACGGGCATGCCTTCCGCACGATCCTGCCGCCGCTCGTGACGATCCTGCTGATGTCGGTGCCGGGGCTCGTTTCCGGCGCGGTGATCACCGAGACGGTCTTCTCGCTGCGCGGCGTGGGTTCGTTTTTGCTCGAGGCGCTTTCGGGCCATGATTATCCGGCGGCGGGGGCTTCCTTTTATTTGCTGGCGCTGATCACGGTCGTCTGCAACCTGCTGGCCGACGTCGCCTATGGGCTGGTCGACCCGCGCGTGCGCCTCGAGGGGGTGAACCGATGAGCGGTTTTTTCGGGCGCGCTTCCTTTTGGTCCCTTGTCTTCATCGCCGCGGCGGGAATCGTCGGTCCGCGGCTGCTGGACAGCCCCGCCGACGTCGTGGGGGCGCCGTTTGCCCGGCCGCTCTGGTGGCGCGGCGATCTTTCGACGTCGAAAACGGCGGAGATCTCGGCTGCCGGCGGACGCGCGACGCTGGCAACCGACGGCTTTGCGAAAGACGACGTCGGCCTGCGCCCCGGCGCGTCGGGGCTGGCTTTCGACTGGAAGACGCAGCCGGCGGCGGTTTTCGCGCTGGAAGGCGAGATCACGGCGAATCCCGCCCGGACGGTGACCGTGACGTGGCGCGCCCCGGAAAAGGATTTTGAGCTGGTGCGCCGTGACGGACAGGAAAAGTATTGGCTCAATCTGGACGCGCGGGACATGATCTTCAAGCGGCGCCTTGGCCTGCCGCTGATCGGCCGCGGCACGGAACGGCTTTTCCCGCGGCGGGGGCGTTACGAACTCGTGGTCGGCGGCGCGGAGAGTTTTCGCCTCAAACTGATCCTGTTCGGTCAGAAACAGGGATTGCTGGGCACCGACCAACGCGGGCGCGACGTCCTTGCCCTGCTGCTGAACGGCATC
This sequence is a window from Pyramidobacter sp. YE332. Protein-coding genes within it:
- a CDS encoding AAA family ATPase; protein product: MGGEKQVERRVVAQLLTLMDGLSSRGQVVVIAATNIPNTLDPALRRPGRFDREIAVPIPDRNGRLEILKIHTRGMPLAESVDLERLADITHGFVGADLQALAKESAMMALRRLLPSLDDAAKLKDESFLSMEITMGDFLTALREIEASAIREVFVEIPNTTWDDVGGLKDAKEKLVEAVQWPLKQGDLFRRWGVTPPRGIMIHGPSGTGKTLLVKALAHESGVNFITVKGPSLMSRYVGESERALRDVFRTARQAAPSILYFDEIDSLTPRRGNDGSSQAQTADRVISQFLAEMSGIEDMGGVVVVATTNRIDRIDPALFSAGRFELALELPMPDEAAREEILRIHLRKIPLAGLSFHDLAVRSEGMNGAEIAALCHAASMEALREQIRNGTDVSPCLERRHFEAAFRAEKLRRQALERENGDKADGS
- a CDS encoding ABC transporter substrate-binding protein encodes the protein MGMKKVAALTALLLCCAWPSLGAPVFDPEKVTGPRIERLCLVIVANADAQVLAAENGELDILGDIARPADIDRLSADPNLEMSLARGFHAFFLLMNNTRAPWNDRIVRQAAAQSIDRNGMVRSIYSGYCEPINSWLPPVSPWASPDGTRNIFDRAAAREKLLSCGYRFNFAGKLTAPDGRPLPKITLLAPLARAAPTTAEMAERLADSLNAAGFDVEVEPLDFSAMVARLDRKDYSLAVLAWSMGRNPDSLYSFYHSSMDVAGGYNLTGTHDAALDAALTRLRFAPDKASAERASAEAQRLLGELVPSVPVYSRFSVAAVSKKWRNVLSTDRITADNLWTLMMAEPRDGTTRTMTMALAEEPRSLNPFTASSAYSWQVLGMIYEA
- a CDS encoding ABC transporter substrate-binding protein, encoding MAGARHDLRGLIAVNPFTLEDMPGLAEEWRVETAGEGAGAHTVLRFRLKENLRWNDGTPLTAGDLKATIDFVHKNEIPRFFDAVKDVAETEAPNARELTVTMKGVSYWYLDNVAGLPWMPARIVENVRDWQNWDPLDREEKFGPRGLVGAGPFMLEEYRPGEYVMMKRNPCYLRLPEEERR
- a CDS encoding ABC transporter permease: MRKNWLLRRVLASLAVLAAVLALNFVLFRVMPGDAVSTIIDPNFSPQAKERLRELYGLERPLPEQFFLYLKRMLTFRFGLSFLSRKPVWDELLSRLPGTLILMSLAMLCSAALGIWLGVKAAVKRGSWLERTVLRVGAAMSSFPGFFVQLVLLMLLAHDFPIFPLRGSLSVPAPSGAWALLADRAWHLALPVLSLTLMGFGGWALYVRNLMVRALGEDYVLMARARGLTRRRVIYGHAFRTILPPLVTILLMSVPGLVSGAVITETVFSLRGVGSFLLEALSGHDYPAAGASFYLLALITVVCNLLADVAYGLVDPRVRLEGVNR